In Hymenobacter sublimis, a single genomic region encodes these proteins:
- a CDS encoding SDR family oxidoreductase, translating to MANSSNSQRLQNQIALVTGGSSGIGAGVAKAMAAEGATVIVNYAHSAEEAAAVVADIKKAGGRAVAIQADVSKEDEVLHMFDQIREQFQTLHILVNNSGIQQDSPFLEMSLEKWQKVIDVNLTGQFLCAREAAREFVRRGPQPEVSKATGKIICMSSVHEVIPWAGHVNYATSKGGIMQLMKSMAQELAPQRIRVNSIGPGAIATPINLSARDTPEEERNLLTLIPYGRIGDPADIGMVAVWLASDEADYVTGTTIFADGGMTLYPGFADNG from the coding sequence CTCGCAGCGTCTGCAAAACCAAATTGCCCTCGTGACGGGCGGCAGCTCCGGCATTGGGGCGGGTGTGGCCAAGGCTATGGCCGCGGAAGGCGCTACCGTCATCGTCAACTACGCCCACAGTGCCGAGGAAGCTGCGGCCGTGGTGGCCGACATTAAAAAGGCGGGCGGTCGGGCCGTAGCCATCCAGGCTGATGTAAGCAAGGAAGACGAGGTGCTCCATATGTTCGACCAAATTCGGGAGCAGTTTCAGACTCTGCACATTCTGGTCAATAACTCCGGCATTCAGCAGGATTCGCCCTTTCTGGAAATGAGCCTGGAGAAGTGGCAAAAAGTAATTGACGTGAACCTGACCGGGCAGTTTCTGTGCGCCCGCGAGGCCGCCCGGGAGTTCGTGCGGCGCGGTCCGCAGCCAGAAGTATCGAAGGCCACGGGTAAAATCATCTGCATGAGCTCTGTGCACGAGGTGATTCCGTGGGCGGGCCACGTAAACTACGCCACTAGCAAGGGCGGCATTATGCAGCTAATGAAAAGCATGGCCCAGGAGCTGGCGCCCCAGCGCATCCGGGTCAACAGCATCGGGCCGGGCGCCATTGCTACCCCCATCAATCTCTCAGCCCGCGACACGCCCGAGGAAGAGCGTAACCTGCTGACCCTGATTCCCTACGGCCGTATCGGTGACCCCGCCGACATTGGCATGGTGGCCGTGTGGCTGGCTTCCGACGAGGCCGATTATGTGACGGGTACTACCATCTTCGCCGACGGCGGCATGACTCTCTACCCCGGTTTCGCCGACAACGGTTGA